The following coding sequences lie in one Lolium perenne isolate Kyuss_39 chromosome 2, Kyuss_2.0, whole genome shotgun sequence genomic window:
- the LOC127331180 gene encoding ribulose bisphosphate carboxylase small subunit, chloroplastic — MGASTVACLLLPSNTMAPTVMASSATTVAPFQGLKSTAGLPVSRRSAASLSSVSNGGRIRCMQVWPIEGIKKFETLSYLPPLSPEALLKQIDFLIRSKWVPCLEFSKVGFIFREFGSTPGYYDGRYWTMWKLPMFGCTDAAQVLKEVEEVKKEYPDAYVRIIGFDNIRQVQCVSFIAFKPPGCEESGKA; from the exons ATGGGGGCCTCAACTGTAGCCTGCCTCCTGCTCCCCTCCAACACCATGGCTCCCACCGTGATGGCTTCCTCGGCCACCACCGTCGCACCCTTCCAGGGCCTCAAGTCCACCGCGGGCCTCCCAGTCAGCCGCCGCAGCGCCGCCAGCCTCAGCAGCGTCAGCAATGGTGGAAGGATCAGATGCATGCAG GTGTGGCCGATTGAGGGAATCAAGAAATTCGAGACCCTATCTTACCTGCCACCGCTCTCGCCCGAGGCCCTCCTGAAGCAGATCGACTTTTTGATCCGCTCCAAATGGGTTCCCTGCTTGGAGTTCAGCAAGGTTGGCTTCATCTTCCGTGAGTTCGGCAGCACTCCCGGATACTATGACGGCAGGTACTGGACAATGTGGAAGCTGCCCATGTTCGGCTGCACTGACGCCGCCCAGGTCCTcaaggaggtggaggaggtcaaGAAGGAGTACCCTGATGCCTATGTCCGCATCATCGGTTTTGACAACATCCGTCAGGTGCAGTGCGTCAGCTTCATCGCCTTCAAGCCACCAGGCTGCGAGGAGTCTGGCAAGGCATAA